A single window of Nicotiana sylvestris chromosome 3, ASM39365v2, whole genome shotgun sequence DNA harbors:
- the LOC104214796 gene encoding leucine-rich repeat receptor protein kinase EMS1: MAIRFLYTTAIVFLFCFFVSNATLQRFSEEDPERQSLFSFRSSLENPHILSTWTTSTSHCHWNGVFCKNSQVVSLKLSSLSLKGPISPHIATLTQLRFLDLSGNSLTGKIPAQLGNLTQLQVLALGNNFLSGSLSPALFTKLQSLASFDVSNNTLSGSIPPEIGKLRNLKNLYIGLNRFSGQLPPEIGELSNLYNFYAASCSLEGPLPESISKVKSLTKLDLSYNPLKCSIPKAIGGLENLTFLNLGYSEINGSIPSELGKCRKLTTVMLSFNSLTGSLPQELSELPILSFIAERNQLSGPLPSWLGKWTQMDSLLLSSNRFTGKIPAEIGNCSLLNHISLSSNLLSGPIPKELCNAVALTDIDLDHNFLTGSIKDTFVKCGNLTQLALLDNSITGVIPEYLSELPLMVLDLDSNNLTGSIPVSLWNSASLMEFSAANNHLQGTLSIKIGNAVSLQRLVLSNNKISGVIPKEIGNLTSLSVLNLNSNLLEGFIPVELGDCISLTTLDLGNNRLHRSIPVTLVDLPQLQCLVLSHNELSGAIPSKISKYFRQASIPDSSYVQHHGVYDLSHNKLSGSIPEELGSCVVIVDLLLSNNMLSGDIPGSLARLVNLTTLDLTGNLLTGTVPEEFGYSLKMQGFYLGNNQLTGSIPGSIGQVGSLVKLNLTSNKFTGPIPSSFGNLNGLTHLDLSSNVLDGELPPSLSRMSNLVGLYLQQNRLSGSLDQLFSNSVAWRLEALNLGTNSFTGNLPPSLGNMSYLAFLDLHYNRLTGKIPIELGNLVQLEYLDVSGNSLYGQIPETVCTLPNLGVLNFMDNKLEGAIPRNGICQNLSKVSVAGNKDLCGGIVALKCPAKSFIKRSSMLNVWGILSVVAGTILITLTIAIVSRIWISRSSGKSDPEECEDSKMDSDDQHLYFLGSSKSKEPLSINVAMFEQPLLKLTLVDVLEATNNFCKTKIVGDGGFGTVYKATLPDGKTVAVKRLNQAKTQGHREFLAEMETLGKVKHRNLVPLLGYCSYGEDKVLVYEYMVNGSLDHWLRNRSGTLDVLNWSKRLKIAVGAARGLAFLHHGFTPHIIHRDIKASNILLNDDFEAQVADFGLARLISACETHVSTDIAGTFGYIPPEYGQTWRSTTKGDVYSFGVILLELLTGKEPTGPDFKDVEGGNLVGWVLQKMKGGQSVDVLDPTILDADSKQMMLQALQIAALCLSDNPARRPTMLYVFKFLNGIKED, encoded by the coding sequence ATGGCCATTAGGTTTCTTTATACCACTGCCATTgtctttcttttctgtttctttgtTTCCAATGCAACCCTACAAAGATTTTCAGAAGAGGACCCAGAAAGACAAAGTCTGTTTTCTTTCAGGAGTTCTCTTGAAAATCCACATATTCTGTCTACATGGACCACCTCAACTTCACATTGTCACTGGAATGgtgttttttgcaaaaatagccaagtTGTTTCCCTCAAGCTCTCTTCTTTATCACTCAAAGGACCCATTTCACCCCACATTGCTACTTTGACTCAACTAAGGTTTCTTGACCTTTCTGGTAATTCTTTGACCGGAAAAATTCCAGCCCAACTTGGTAACTTGACTCAGCTACAAGTCTTGGCTCTTGGCAACAACTTTCTCTCAGGTTCTCTCTCTCCAGCACTCTTCACAAAGCTTCAATCTTTGGCTTCTTTTGATGTGTCTAATAACACCCTTTCTGGTTCTATTCCACCTGAAATTGGGAAATTGAGAAACCTTAAGAATCTTTACATTGGGCTTAACAGATTTTCCGGCCAGTTGCCACCAGAAATTGGTGAACTTTCTAATCTCTATAATTTCTATGCTGCTTCATGTTCACTTGAGGGTCCATTGCCAGAATCCATCTCCAAGGTGAAATCTTTGACCAAACTTGACCTTTCTTATAACCCATTGAAGTGTTCTATCCCAAAAGCAATAGGCGGTCTTGAGAATTTGACTTTCTTGAACTTAGGTTACTCTGAGATCAATGGTTCAATACCCTCTGAGCTTGGAAAGTGTAGAAAGTTGACAACAGTGATGCTTTCTTTTAATTCACTCACTGGTTCTTTGCCTCAAGAGCTTTCAGAGTTGCCTATTCTATCTTTTATTGCAGAAAGGAATCAGCTTTCAGGTCCATTGCCTTCTTGGCTTGGAAAATGGACACAAATGGATTCCCTTTTACTTTCGAGTAATCGGTTTACTGGCAAAATTCCAGCTGAGATAGGGAACTGTTCTTTATTGAATCATATTAGTCTCAGCAGCAACTTACTCTCTGGTCCAATACCAAAAGAGCTTTGTAATGCTGTGGCACTCACAGATATTGATCTTGATCACAACTTTCTCACAGGCAGTATTAAAGACACATTTGTAAAGTGTGGTAATCTGACTCAGTTGGCATTATTAGATAATAGTATTACTGGGGTGATTCCAGAGTATTTATCAGAGCTTCCTTTGATGGTTCTTGATTTGGATTCCAACAATTTGACAGGTTCTATTCCAGTAAGTCTCTGGAATTCTGCTAGTCTAATGGAGTTTTCTGCTGCAAATAACCACTTACAGGGTACTTTATCTATAAAAATTGGTAATGCTGTGTCATTGCAAAGGCTAGTTCTTAGTAACAACAAGATAAGTGGTGTTATTCCTAAGGAGATTGGTAATTTAACTTCTCTCTCAGTGTTGAATTTGAATTCCAATCTTCTTGAAGGTTTCATTCCTGTTGAATTGGGGGATTGTATCTCTCTTACTACATTGGATCTTGGGAATAACCGGCTTCATAGGTCGATCCCAGTGACACTTGTGGATCTGCCTCAGCTACAGTGCCTGGTTCTTTCCCACAATGAGCTTAGTGGGGCTATTCCTTCCAAGATTTCCAAGTATTTCCGTCAAGCAAGCATCCCTGATTCAAGTTATGTGCAGCATCATGGTGTCTATGATCTATCTCATAACAAGTTGTCTGGTTCGATACCTGAAGAGCTAGGGAGCTGTGTTGTTATAGTGGATCTTTTGCTCAGCAATAACATGCTATCCGGTGATATACCAGGATCACTTGCCCGCCTAGTGAATCTCACTACATTAGACTTAACTGGGAATTTGTTGACAGGCACCGTTCCAGAGGAATTCGGCTACTCACTTAAGATGCAAGGCTTTTATCTTGGGAATAACCAGCTCACAGGTTCAATACCTGGAAGCATTGGGCAAGTAGGTAGTTTGGTGAAGCTAAATTTGACTAGCAACAAATTTACCGGTCCAATACCATCAAGTTTTGGGAACTTAAATGGGCTGACACACTTAGACTTGAGCTCAAATGTGCTCGATGGTGAACTTCCTCCCTCTCTATCAAGGATGTCAAACCTAGTTGGCCTTTATCTTCAGCAAAACAGGCTTTCAGGTAGTCTGGATCAGCTGTTCTCAAACTCTGTTGCTTGGAGACTTGAAGCTCTAAATTTGGGTACTAATTCCTTTACTGGGAACTTGCCACCATCTTTGGGAAACATGTCGTACTTGGCTTTTCTTGATCTCCATTACAACAGATTAACGGGTAAAATTCCAATTGAGCTTGGAAATCTTGTGCAGCTTGAGTATTTGGATGTCTCTGGCAACAGTCTTTATGGCCAAATACCTGAAACAGTATGCACCCTTCCCAATTTGGGTGTGTTAAATTTCATGGATAACAAACTGGAAGGAGCTATCCCGAGAAATGGAATTTGCCAGAACCTTTCAAAAGTTTCAGTGGCAGGGAACAAAGATCTCTGTGGGGGAATCGTAGCTCTAAAATGCCCTGCCAAGAGTTTTATTAAAAGATCATCGATGCTTAATGTTTGGGGAATCTTGTCAGTTGTGGCTGGGACTATATTGATTACTCTTACTATTGCCATTGTGTCAAGGATATGGATTAGTAGAAGCAGCGGAAAAAGTGATCCTGAGGAATGTGAGGACAGCAAAATGGACAGTGATGATCAGCACCTTTATTTCTTAGGCAGCAGCAAATCAAAAGAGCCTCTTAGCATCAATGTGGCCATGTTTGAGCAGCCCCTTCTAAAGCTGACATTGGTTGATGTTCTTGAAGCCACCAACAACTTTTGCAAGACTAAAATTGTCGGTGATGGAGGGTTTGGAACTGTCTATAAAGCTACTTTACCTGATGGTAAAACAGTTGCAGTTAAGAGGCTAAACCAAGCAAAAACTCAAGGTCACCGTGAATTTTTAGCTGAAATGGAAACTCTGGGCAAAGTGAAGCATCGAAACCTTGTGCCCTTGCTTGGATACTGTTCTTATGGTGAAGATAAAGTTCTTGTTTATGAGTACATGGTTAATGGGAGCTTGGATCACTGGCTGAGAAACCGTAGTGGAACCCTTGATGTGCTGAATTGGAGCAAACGTCTTAAGATCGCAGTAGGTGCTGCACGTGGTCTAGCTTTCCTTCATCACGGATTCACACCCCACATTATTCACAGGGACATAAAGGCAAGTAATATCTTGCTCAACGATGACTTCGAGGCacaagttgcagattttgggttGGCAAGGTTGATCAGCGCCTGTGAGACGCATGTAAGCACTGATATTGCTGGTACATTTGGGTACATTCCTCCTGAGTATGGGCAGACATGGCGATCCACCACAAAAGGAGATGTTTATTCTTTTGGTGTGATTCTGCTTGAACTGCTGACAGGGAAAGAGCCGACAGGTCCAGATTTCAAAGATGTGGAAGGCGGAAACTTGGTTGGTTGGGTACTTCAGAAGATGAAGGGGGGGCAATCAGTTGATGTGCTGGATCCAACAATACTTGATGCAGATTCTAAGCAGATGATGCTTCAGGCATTACAGATTGCTGCATTATGTCTCTCGGATAATCCAGCTAGGCGGCCGACCATGCTCTATGTCTTCAAGTTCTTGAATGGAATCAAAGAGGACTAA